In Theileria equi strain WA chromosome 4 map unlocalized gcontig_1105316255033, whole genome shotgun sequence, the following are encoded in one genomic region:
- a CDS encoding conserved hypothetical protein (encoded by transcript BEWA_014290A), producing MQVGQTLTYAKYGIVIAQIWYILRFVYNRSRLLFTILSFLLLFSFLLAKFVKLQLLPISVFFIRNNIKGNYNEILCNKYCEIFKRLSFELNVEYDDYSRWNLRELRNLFNEVYTLYAALYISINVYKVVLPKRLVEFYKTLKLHLNLLTKARLPLTNLGHCPIVDIQIFDDVQWYVVKEISQDVRFNDFHTKTPVKAGTVSLLSALHRENSKYITDGMINDSLAKTEVLREIDDIIVLCNSLYNMMTIIKRDGLKEHSRSFLLQLFRDANFPFANTKFLKALSIFEFKGKHECIKVPRFIYTNDLIDALIVPNSKLVSREDMSRKPILNYSPYHKNNVQLISMLYGSNIYEKIVGYFDGKAASDPMVIFSNPNAASYELYVFSPSDIHFHCELGRNVFLYNYGSVGDSIGSVNVKTILNHGQFLVKYLMKTFGNDLKLVFHGISIGGLSTIKLSKFAEETFKNSEFVLCQKTFGDLPKLASHMVTSIFNPLLPLFGLDVSSVEDFLEIKTKKACIVDVNDEIIPLQCSLTACISDSVTIAGVHRASNLFIQFKLSSVKLMNSALSNSDIVTMQILKDIIKIVGNYINSTGQPLINLLYTDLDNHMSAKKDILRAMEFFTRFCIWGSLPIFCIPKKRPIEYFDLSHFYNICSGSHSSKFAVFNGSSVLVSSKVAALFCIFLNSNVVDWIVDPEKSKKASISDSNRAISLVNAKELKVLHSASTGLYFINHEAASIVKKEHVHVASAIKSDLSSFGVDTTINSIRHFVWMRLYSILGLLKCLDMIENVSFSSFNSLDLSEILTPKSTETESIDVVRIAKQASGTESGLASGTESGLASENSNGAIDFAGVKDILQHARQFIGALIDIVIDETTHKTIKKLPSDLVPVNVAQDDKLAKHIKEIIGDAKKFGNVIPAFSGHNISNSKEDLKLIAGLQS from the coding sequence ATGCAAGTTGGTCAAACGCTTACATATGCCAAATATGGCATAGTAATCGCACAAATCTGGTATATTCTAAGGTTTGTGTATAACAGGTCCAGACTATTGTTCACCATTTTAAGTTTTTTGCTACTTTTCTCGTTTTTGCttgcaaaatttgtgaAATTACAGCTATTGCCGATCTCCGTATTCTTCATACGCAACAATATCAAGGGAAACTACAATGAAATCCTCTGCAACAAATACTGCGAGATATTCAAGAGGCTAAGCTTTGAGCTCAATGTCGAATATGATGACTATAGCCGTTGGAATCTTAGAGAGTTGAGGAATTTATTCAACGAAGTATACACTCTCTACGCCGCTCTCTATATTTCAATAAACGTGTACAAGGTGGTTCTACCAAAGCGCCTTGTGGAGTTTTACAAGACATTGAAACTTCATCTAAATTTACTGACCAAAGCACGATTGCCTTTGACCAATCTAGGTCATTGTCCAATCGTTGATattcaaatttttgatgatGTTCAATGGTATGTCGTAAAGGAAATATCGCAAGATGTGAGATTTAATGATTTTCACACAAAAACACCCGTAAAGGCGGGGACAGTTAGTCTCCTGTCTGCCTTGCACAGGGAAAATTCAAAGTACATAACCGACGGTATGATCAACGACTCTTTGGCAAAGACAGAGGTATTAAGAGAGATTGATGATATTATAGTTTTGTGCAACAGTCTCTACAATATGATGACTATCATTAAACGTGATGGTTTAAAGGAACATTCTAGAAGTTTTCTACTGCAGTTGTTTAGGGATgcaaattttccatttgcaaatacaaaatttcTAAAGGCTCTTTCAATATTTGAATTTAAGGGGAAACACGAATGCATTAAAGTTCCAAGGTTTATTTACACTAATGATCTAATTGATGCCCTTATTGTACCAAATTCAAAGCTGGTCTCCAGAGAGGATATGAGCAGGAAACCTATATTAAACTATTCTCCGTATCACAAGAATAACGTACAGTTAATAAGTATGTTGTACGGTAGCaatatttatgaaaaaattgTTGGATACTTTGATGGGAAGGCAGCTTCTGATCCTATGGTCATTTTTTCAAATCCAAATGCTGCCTCCTATGAGCTATATGtattttctccatctgATATACACTTTCATTGTGAACTTGGTAGAAACGTTTTCCTATACAATTATGGATCTGTTGGAGATTCTATTGGTAgtgtaaatgtaaagaCCATACTAAATCATGGTCAATTTTTAGTAAAGTACTTAATGAAAACCTTTGGAAATGACTTAAAACTTGTTTTCCATGGCATAAGTATCGGTGGCTTATCCACTATAAAACTCTCAAAGTTTGCTGAAGAGACATTTAAGAATTCTGAATTCGTCTTGTGCCAAAAAACGTTTGGAGATCTTCCAAAGCTTGCCTCGCATATGGTAACTAGTATCTTTAATCCATTACTTCCATTATTCGGACTAGATGTTTCTAGTGTTGAAGATTTTCTGGAAATTAAAACCAAAAAGGCCTGTATAGTAGAtgtaaatgatgaaattataCCGTTACAATGCAGTTTAACAGCTTGTATTTCTGATAGCGTGACAATTGCTGGTGTACATAGGGCAAGCAATTTGTTTATACAATTCAAACTTTCTTCTGTGAAATTAATGAACTCAGCTTTAAGCAATAGTGATATTGTAACAATGCAGATCCTCAAGGATATTATTAAAATCGTAGGAAATTACATAAATTCGACCGGACAACCACTAATTAATCTCTTGTATACGGACCTTGATAATCACATGTCGGCtaaaaaggatattttgaGGGCTATGGAATTTTTTACCAGATTTTGCATTTGGGGGAGTCTTCCTATATTTTGCATACCCAAGAAGAGGCCAATTGAATACTTTGATTTATCTCACTTCTACAATATATGCAGCGGTAGTCATTCAAGCAAGTTCGCTGTGTTTAACGGCTCTAGTGTTTTGGTTTCTAGCAAAGTTGCCGCATTGttttgcatatttttaaattccAATGTTGTAGACTGGATTGTTGACCCAGAAAAATCGAAAAAGGCCTCTATATCAGACTCTAACAGAGCTATTAGTCTAGTGAACGCAAAGGAACTAAAGGTATTACACTCGGCCTCTACAGGActatattttataaatcaTGAAGCTGCTAGCATTGTAAAAAAAGAACATGTACATGTAGCATCTGCGATTAAATCAGATTTGTCCTCGTTTGGAGTTGATACAACCATCAATTCCATACGTCATTTTGTATGGATGAGACTATATTCAATTTTAGGTCTACTAAAATGTCTAGATATGATAGAGAATgtttcattttcttcatttaATTCACTGGATCTCTCAGAAATACTGACTCCTAAATCTACCGAAACAGAATCTATAGATGTAGTAAGGATTGCAAAGCAAGCTTCTGGAACAGAAAGTGGTTTAGCTTCTGGAACAGAAAGTGGTTTAGCTTCTGAAAATTCCAATGGAGCAATCGACTTTGCCGGAGTAAAAGACATATTACAACATGCTAGACAATTTATAGGTGCACTTATTGATATAGTCATTGATGAAACTACGCATAAAACTATAAAGAAACTTCCATCTGACCTTGTCCCAGTAAATGTGGCACAAGATGATAAGCTCGCAAAACACATTAAAGAGATCATTGGCGATGCAAAAAAATTCGGAAATGTCATCCCTGCGTTTTCGGGTCATAATATATCAAATAGTAAAGAAGACCTAAAATTAATAGCGGGTTTACAGAGTTAA
- a CDS encoding conserved hypothetical protein (encoded by transcript BEWA_014300A) has translation MNESQNFENAYNASRQPITGFSVHRMHGVEQYKKQDHFLYLKQFEKDGKNVSATGNPHFRMNAQKYSNMMKLERVSQMVPKADTSKIWLKSRRYLSISILCSSISFAIACTIGAYF, from the coding sequence ATGAATGAGTCAcaaaactttgaaaatgcATACAATGCATCCAGACAACCCATAACTGGCTTTAGTGTTCACCGTATGCACGGTGTAGAGCAATACAAAAAGCAGGATCACTTTTTATATCTTAAGCAGTTTGAAAAGGACGGGAAAAATGTTAGTGCAACTGGAAATCCTCATTTTAGAATGAATGCGCAAAAATACTCCaatatgatgaaattgGAAAGAGTCTCACAAATGGTGCCAAAAGCTGACACTTCAAAGATTTGGTTAAAATCTAGGCGTTACCTATCCATCTCTATCCTCTGCTCGTCGATATCATTCGCAATCGCATGTACAATAGGCGCATATTTTTAA